In Triticum urartu cultivar G1812 chromosome 6, Tu2.1, whole genome shotgun sequence, the following proteins share a genomic window:
- the LOC125513669 gene encoding alcohol dehydrogenase-like 6 isoform X2 produces MAAAASSPSPPAVITCRAAVAWGPGQALVMEDVEVAPPGPLEIRVKVVSTSICRSDVTQWQSTAQPDLFPRIFGHEASGVVESVGEGVTEFQVGDHALIVFIGECMSCKHCVSGKSNMCQTLGLERKGVMHSDQTTRFSIGGKPVYHYCAVSSFSEYAVVHSGCAVKVSPTMPMDRICLLSCGASAGLGAAWNVADVSKGSSVVIFGLGTVGLSVAQGAKLRGASKIIGVDTNPAKQEKGKAFGVTDFINPAELNEPVQQGWGLTVTLGVPKAKPEVSAHYGLLLSGRTLKGSLFGGWRPKTDIPLLVEKYANKEIQVDGLVTHDMPFSDINKALELMLQNRCLRCVIHMPK; encoded by the exons ATGGCTGCCGCTGCATCGTCGCCCTCCCCTCCGGCGGTCATCACCTGCCGAG CGGCGGTGGCATGGGGGCCGGGGCAGGCGCTGGTGATGGAGGACGTGGAGGTCGCCCCGCCGGGGCCACTGGAGATCCGCGTCAAGGTCGTCTCCACCTCCATCTGCCGCAGCGACGTCACCCAGTGGCAGTCCACG GCGCAGCCCGATCTGTTCCCCAGAATTTTCGGGCACGAAGCATCCGG GGTGGTCGAGAGCGTCGGGGAAGGAGTGACCGAGTTCCAAGTGGGAGACCACGCGCTCATCGTCTTCATCGGGGAGTGCATGAGCTGCAAGCACTGCGTGTCGGGGAAAAGCAACATGTGCCAGACGCTCGGTCTGGAGAGGAAGGGCGTCATGCACAGCGACCAGACCACCCGCTTCTCCATCGGCGGGAAGCCCGTGTACCATTACTGCGCCGTGTCGAGCTTCAGCGAGTACGCGGTTGTCCACTCGGGCTGCGCGGTCAAGGTCAGCCCCACCATGCCCATGGACAGGATATGCCTGCTCAGCTGCGGCGCGTCCGCAG GCCTTGGTGCGGCTTGGAATGTTGCTGATGTATCCAAGGGGTCAAGTGTAGTTATATTTGGTCTGGGAACTGTAGGACTTTCG GTAGCTCAAGGTGCTAAGCTACGGGGAGCTTCCAAGATTATTGGAGTAGATACCAATCCTGCTAAGCAAGAAAAGG GGAAGGCTTTTGGTGTTACAGATTTTATTAATCCTGCCGAATTGAATGAACCTGTTCAGCAG GGATGGGGACTGACTGTAACTCTTGGTGTACCAAAAGCAAAACCAGAAGTTTCTGCTCATTATGGATTGCTTCTCTCTGGAAGAACACTGAAGGGGTCTTTGTTTGGAGGATGGAGACCCAAAACTGATATACCTTTGTTAGTGGAGAAGTACGCAAACAAG GAAATCCAAGTTGATGGCCTTGTCACACATGATATGCCATTCAGTGACATCAACAAAGCGCTTGAACTGATGCTACAAAACAGGTGTTTGCGATGCGTGATTCACATGCCAAAGTGA
- the LOC125513669 gene encoding alcohol dehydrogenase-like 6 isoform X3: MSCKHCVSGKSNMCQTLGLERKGVMHSDQTTRFSIGGKPVYHYCAVSSFSEYAVVHSGCAVKVSPTMPMDRICLLSCGASAGLGAAWNVADVSKGSSVVIFGLGTVGLSVAQGAKLRGASKIIGVDTNPAKQEKGKAFGVTDFINPAELNEPVQQVVKRLTDGGADYSFECVGDTGVVLTALQSCSDGWGLTVTLGVPKAKPEVSAHYGLLLSGRTLKGSLFGGWRPKTDIPLLVEKYANKEIQVDGLVTHDMPFSDINKALELMLQNRCLRCVIHMPK; encoded by the exons ATGAGCTGCAAGCACTGCGTGTCGGGGAAAAGCAACATGTGCCAGACGCTCGGTCTGGAGAGGAAGGGCGTCATGCACAGCGACCAGACCACCCGCTTCTCCATCGGCGGGAAGCCCGTGTACCATTACTGCGCCGTGTCGAGCTTCAGCGAGTACGCGGTTGTCCACTCGGGCTGCGCGGTCAAGGTCAGCCCCACCATGCCCATGGACAGGATATGCCTGCTCAGCTGCGGCGCGTCCGCAG GCCTTGGTGCGGCTTGGAATGTTGCTGATGTATCCAAGGGGTCAAGTGTAGTTATATTTGGTCTGGGAACTGTAGGACTTTCG GTAGCTCAAGGTGCTAAGCTACGGGGAGCTTCCAAGATTATTGGAGTAGATACCAATCCTGCTAAGCAAGAAAAGG GGAAGGCTTTTGGTGTTACAGATTTTATTAATCCTGCCGAATTGAATGAACCTGTTCAGCAG GTAGTAAAACGGCTTACTGATGGAGGGGCTGATTACTCTTTTGAATGTGTGGGTGATACCGGAGTAGTCTTGACTGCATTGCAATCATGTTCTGAT GGATGGGGACTGACTGTAACTCTTGGTGTACCAAAAGCAAAACCAGAAGTTTCTGCTCATTATGGATTGCTTCTCTCTGGAAGAACACTGAAGGGGTCTTTGTTTGGAGGATGGAGACCCAAAACTGATATACCTTTGTTAGTGGAGAAGTACGCAAACAAG GAAATCCAAGTTGATGGCCTTGTCACACATGATATGCCATTCAGTGACATCAACAAAGCGCTTGAACTGATGCTACAAAACAGGTGTTTGCGATGCGTGATTCACATGCCAAAGTGA
- the LOC125513667 gene encoding uncharacterized protein LOC125513667 has protein sequence MGIVETWVREKPIRTFLARLSRQSAAAFVASTTSRSPAAADGEGEGGGADGGIPQLSSVANSVVSRCSRILAVATENLQQSYEADFPDNCKEPNTYARELLEYCCHKALHEVTTRPDYLADMNLRRLMFDMMLAWENPGSEEGLLKNNSTLCNPVEIEDEDEGSIFYTNSTSLAVQVNDMKTVGLSAFTRIAPSCPIIADLVTVHNLFDALTCSSGGRLHYFVYDKYLKSLDRVFRSIKGVMQSSLASSFNLDAGECILAIDGDKPIHPVLQHIGISAWPGTLILTTHALYFQSIRVGYGDKIVKYDLATDSNQVIKRDFTGPLGVRLFDKAVMYKSSTLTEPIYFDFPELGSPSRRNYWLAITREVMQVNRFIRKFNLEDIQRAEALSKAILGILRYSAVKEAFHIAPSHFKTTLTFSLAEKLPKGDMVLEALYNNYFQLLDTSLSHLATEPSVDKAPQTHSVPFSLYALSRMGFNLLKRKNETEKEISFCAVCVGVTKSLEVALQESFLYSERIEAARATVDQVKVEGLDANVALMQEILFSFIHAGKLIYSLTKWEDPLKSFLFLAFILYVIQSGLVSYTVPSVFIVFAVVMLWHKYSEEGKLLEVLEVRPPPTKNPVEQILILQEAISKLEDTLQAVNIVLLKFRALLFAAVPKATEIVAVALLVAAAVVVLMPPKHLLLMAVLEVYTREMPLRKQHTEKFRRRIKEWWARIPAAPVQMIRPNEDKKKM, from the exons GATTCTTGCTGTTGCAACTGAGAACTTGCAGCAAAGTTATGAGGCTGATTTCCCAGATAATTGTAAGGAACCCAATACATATGCCAGAGAACTATTAGAGTACTGCTGCCACAAAGCTCTCCATGAAGTAACTACACGTCCAGACTATTTGGCTGATATGAATCTTCGTCGTTTAATGTTTGATATGATGCTTGCTTGGGAAAACCCAGGTTCTGAGGAAGGATTGCTAAAAAAT AATTCTACCTTGTGTAATCCCGTGGAGATTGAAGATGAAGATGAGGGATCAATTTTCTATACGAATTCCACAAGTTTAGCTGTTCAA GTTAACGACATGAAGACAGTTGGCTTAAGTGCTTTTACACGAATAGCGCCTTCATGCCCAATAATAGCTGACTTGGTTACCGTCCACAATCTATTTGATGCACTTACGTGTTCATCTGGTGGCCGGTTACATTATTTCGTATATGACAAGTATCTCAAAAGTTTAGACCG GGTATTCAGATCTATCAAAGGAGTTATGCAGTCATCACTTGCTTCAAGTTTTAATCTTGATGCTGGGGAATGTATCTTAGCTATTGATGGTGACAAGCCTATTCATCCTGTATTGCAGCATATTGGGATATCAGCTTGGCCAG GAACATTGATCCTTACAACACATGCTCTTTATTTTCAAAGTATCAGAGTTGGTTATGGTGATAAGATTGTTAAATATGATTTAGCAACAGATTCAAATCAAGTGATCAAGCGAGATTTTACTGGACCATTGGGTGTTCGTCTGTTTGATAAAGCTGTGATGTACAAATCAAGCACTTT AACAGAACCAATTTATTTCGACTTTCCTGAGTTAGGGAGCCCCTCACGAAGAAACTATTGGTTAGCAATCACTCGTGAAGTAATGCAGGTGAATAGATTTATCAGAAAATTCAACCTTGAAGATATTCAGAGAGCAGAAGCACTCTCAAAGGCTATCCTGGGCATCTTGAGATACTCTGCTGTGAAAGAAGCTTTTCATATTGCTCCATCTCACTTTAAGACAACACTCACTTTTAGCTTAGCTGAAAAGCTCCCAAAAGGAGATATGGTATTAGAGGCCCTATACAACAACTACTTCCAACTGTTGGACACTTCGTTGAGCCATTTGGCAACTGAGCCATCAGTTGACAAAGCACCGCAGACTCATTCTGTACCATTTTCATTATATGCTCTCTCTAGAATGGGATTTAACTTGCTGAAGAGAAAAAATGAAACTGAAAAGGAGATAAGCTTTTGTGCTGTTTGTGTTGGTGTGACAAAATCTCTGGAGGTTGCTTTGCAAGAGTCATTTCTTTATTCTGAAAGAATAGAGGCAGCACGTGCTACGGTTGATCAAGTGAAGGTGGAAGGTCTTGATGCAAATGTAGCCCTCATGCAG GAGATACTTTTTTCGTTCATTCATGCAGGCAAACTTATTTACTCTTTAACCAAGTGGGAAGATCCTCTAAAATCATTTTTGTTCTTAGCTTTTATCCTCTATGTTATCCAAAG CGGGCTTGTCAGTTACACTGTGCCCTCTGTTTTCATAGTCTTTGCTGTCGTTATGCTTTGGCATAAGTACAGTGAAGAAGGAAAACTGTTGGAAGTGCTTGAAGTAAGACCTCCTCCAACTAAAAATCCTGTCGAGCAAATCTTGATCTTGCAGGAAGCTATATCCAAGTTGGAAGATACCCTACAGGCTGTAAATATTGTTCTTCTCAAGTTCAGAGCTCTCTTGTTTGCAGCTGTTCCAAAG GCAACTGAAATAGTCGCAGTGGCACTTCTTGTTGCAGCTGCGGTTGTTGTGTTGATGCCTCCTAAGCATCTGCTCCTGATGGCAGTCCTGGAGGTTTACACGAGGGAGATGCCACTAAGGAAGCAACACACAGAGAAGTTCCGAAGACGAATTAAAGagtggtgggcccgtattccagCTGCTCCTGTACAGATGATCAGACCTAACGAAGACAAGAAGAAGATGTGA
- the LOC125513669 gene encoding alcohol dehydrogenase-like 6 isoform X1, with amino-acid sequence MAAAASSPSPPAVITCRAAVAWGPGQALVMEDVEVAPPGPLEIRVKVVSTSICRSDVTQWQSTAQPDLFPRIFGHEASGVVESVGEGVTEFQVGDHALIVFIGECMSCKHCVSGKSNMCQTLGLERKGVMHSDQTTRFSIGGKPVYHYCAVSSFSEYAVVHSGCAVKVSPTMPMDRICLLSCGASAGLGAAWNVADVSKGSSVVIFGLGTVGLSVAQGAKLRGASKIIGVDTNPAKQEKGKAFGVTDFINPAELNEPVQQVVKRLTDGGADYSFECVGDTGVVLTALQSCSDGWGLTVTLGVPKAKPEVSAHYGLLLSGRTLKGSLFGGWRPKTDIPLLVEKYANKEIQVDGLVTHDMPFSDINKALELMLQNRCLRCVIHMPK; translated from the exons ATGGCTGCCGCTGCATCGTCGCCCTCCCCTCCGGCGGTCATCACCTGCCGAG CGGCGGTGGCATGGGGGCCGGGGCAGGCGCTGGTGATGGAGGACGTGGAGGTCGCCCCGCCGGGGCCACTGGAGATCCGCGTCAAGGTCGTCTCCACCTCCATCTGCCGCAGCGACGTCACCCAGTGGCAGTCCACG GCGCAGCCCGATCTGTTCCCCAGAATTTTCGGGCACGAAGCATCCGG GGTGGTCGAGAGCGTCGGGGAAGGAGTGACCGAGTTCCAAGTGGGAGACCACGCGCTCATCGTCTTCATCGGGGAGTGCATGAGCTGCAAGCACTGCGTGTCGGGGAAAAGCAACATGTGCCAGACGCTCGGTCTGGAGAGGAAGGGCGTCATGCACAGCGACCAGACCACCCGCTTCTCCATCGGCGGGAAGCCCGTGTACCATTACTGCGCCGTGTCGAGCTTCAGCGAGTACGCGGTTGTCCACTCGGGCTGCGCGGTCAAGGTCAGCCCCACCATGCCCATGGACAGGATATGCCTGCTCAGCTGCGGCGCGTCCGCAG GCCTTGGTGCGGCTTGGAATGTTGCTGATGTATCCAAGGGGTCAAGTGTAGTTATATTTGGTCTGGGAACTGTAGGACTTTCG GTAGCTCAAGGTGCTAAGCTACGGGGAGCTTCCAAGATTATTGGAGTAGATACCAATCCTGCTAAGCAAGAAAAGG GGAAGGCTTTTGGTGTTACAGATTTTATTAATCCTGCCGAATTGAATGAACCTGTTCAGCAG GTAGTAAAACGGCTTACTGATGGAGGGGCTGATTACTCTTTTGAATGTGTGGGTGATACCGGAGTAGTCTTGACTGCATTGCAATCATGTTCTGAT GGATGGGGACTGACTGTAACTCTTGGTGTACCAAAAGCAAAACCAGAAGTTTCTGCTCATTATGGATTGCTTCTCTCTGGAAGAACACTGAAGGGGTCTTTGTTTGGAGGATGGAGACCCAAAACTGATATACCTTTGTTAGTGGAGAAGTACGCAAACAAG GAAATCCAAGTTGATGGCCTTGTCACACATGATATGCCATTCAGTGACATCAACAAAGCGCTTGAACTGATGCTACAAAACAGGTGTTTGCGATGCGTGATTCACATGCCAAAGTGA